The sequence below is a genomic window from Flavobacterium lipolyticum.
TCCGTAGTGGATATGACTGATATTTGGAAAAATGTGGTGTTCAATTTGATGGTTTAAACCTCCTGTGAACCAGTTGATTATTTTGTTTTTTGGTGCAAAATTAGCAGTGGTATACAATTGGTGAATGGCCCAGGTGTTTTCCATTTCCCCTTCTTCATTCGGAACCGGATTTGAAGTTTCTTCTACTACGTGTGCCAATTGAAAAACGATACTTAAAATTAATCCGGCAGTATAATGCATAACGAAAAATCCGATCACTACTTTCCACCATATTACACCTAAAATCATTGGTAAAGCCATCCAGATTAAAACATAGATGATTTTTGTGATTACGAGAACGGTCCATAATTTAGTTGGACTTTGTGGTGCTCCGTAGGATAATTTTCTTTTCAGGTAATTTTTCATTTGCTTGAAATCGGTTGTTAGAGCCCAATTAAAAGTCAAAAGTCCGTATAAGAAAAAAGAATAGTAATGTTGGAATTTGTGAAAACGGTGCCATTCTGCATTTTGGGTAAAACGAATGATTCTTCCGGCATCAAGATCTTCATCATGACCGTGAATGTTCGTATAGGTATGGTGAAGTACATTATGTTGTACCTGCCAGTTGTGAACGTTTCCGGCTAATACGTAAATACTTCCCCCCATGATTTTGTTGATCCATGATTTAGAAGAGTACGACCCGTGATTTCCATCGTGCATGACATTCATACCAATTCCGGCCATACCAACTCCCATAAGGATATTTAGGAGTAATTGTGCCCAGAAAGGCATGTTAAGCGTTAATATTAAGAAGTATGGTGTTAAGAAAACAGCGAAAAGAATAATGGCTTTTAAATGCAGCTTCCAGTTTCCTGTTTTCTGAATATTGTTCTCTTTGAAGTAATTGTTTACTCGTGAGTTAAGCGTTCTGAAGAACTTCAGATTGTCTTGCTTCGCAAATGTAGGCGCAGTGTTATTCATAATTAATTTAAATAGGTTTCAAAGGTAATTATTATAAATTTTCAATTTGCAAAATTGAGTTAAATATTTCAATCGTAAAGTACTACTTTTGTTAAAAAAATTAGAGCAATGGATGAGATATTGAAATATTTTCCGGATTTGACTGAACTTCAAATCCAGCAATTTCAAAAGTTAGACTTTTTATACCACGATTGGAATGAAAAAATCAATGTTATTTCAAGAAAAGATATTGATGCTTTATATACAAAACACATTTTGCACTCGCTTGGAATTGCTAAAATTATGAAGTTTGAACCGGGGGCAACGGTTTTGGATGTGGGTACCGGAGGTGGGTTTCCCGGAATTCCGTTGGCCATTCTTTTTCCTGAAACCCGTTTTTATCTGATCGATGTGATAGCAAAAAAAATTAAGGTGGTTCAGGGAGTTGTAGATGCGTTAGAATTGAAAAATGTTAAAGCAGAACAAAAGCGTGCTGAATTGGTGAAAGGTGATTTTGATTTTATTGTAAGTCGCGCAGTAACCAATATGCCGGATTTTGTTTCTTGGGTAAAAGGTAAAATAAAGAAGCAGCATAAGCACACTTTGAAAAATGGAATTCTATATTTAAAGGGAGGAGACTTAACAGAAGAATTGGCAGCTTTTCCAAAAGCTACTTTATATGATTTGTCGACTATTTTTGAAGACGAGTTCTTTGAAACTAAAAAGGTGGTCCATTTGCCTTTAAAGTTCACTGTTTAGAAGCTATAAAAAAGAACCCAATAATGCTTGTCTGTTTTCAGAGCATTATTGGGTTTTGCATTTAAAATAGTATTAGTAAATCATAATTAGGAAACTTTTTGTGATAGTTGCAGGAACGGATTACTTTTTTGATCTGAATTTTGGATGTATTTATTCACCGCTTTTTCTGATGCCATGATGGTATAGCGAAATTTAGGATTAAAGAAAAAATCTCGGCAGATTACTGATTCGTTATGGGAATCGTATACCTTTTCATCCGTTTCATCAAGATCTTCATTTGTATACGGACACGGATACAGATAAGTTAATTGTATAAGAATATTGTTGAACCAATTGTCAAATTTTTTTCTCTTAGGCGTTATATGACGGGCAAGCAGTACCAGTCCTGTAATTTCATTTTGTAAAAAGTAAGACCCTTTTCTATATCTTACATCGATCATTCTCACGGTCATATGTGCCACCCATAATGGCCCATCTATAGGCCCTGAAGCCGGAATGTCAAAATTAGGGTCAAATAATAAAGGACTTGATAACTCCGGATCTTTAATTGAACACCAAAGTGCTTCGATGCGTTTTTCGGTATCAGTGATACTTGTATTATGGCCTATAAAACGCCAGTAGATCCATTCCAGTAAAGCAGCGCTAAGTCCTACCGTTGCTTTATGATTAATATTTAACAATGCAGTTTCGAGTTCTTTGTATTCATCCAGAGGATCTAAGAACTTTTCCATCTTCTTTTTATTCCATTTGAAATCAATTGGATGCCCAATATGTTTTGAGTTTAGAATAATCTGCGGAGCATTTTTCAAGCTTTTCATAAGTCAATTGTTGATTTTTTAGTTGATTCCTTTGTTGAAACTGGATTGTATAGTAATTGTTTATGAAGTTTATTTCTCGTTTTTTTGAGGTTAAAATTTATGTTTTTTCTTGGGGTTATACTGCAAATTTATATTGGTTTTTTCTCTTTTAATGTAACGATAGGATATATAAATAACATGATAAGACAAAGTTGTAATTTGGAATGATTCTAAATATAAATGAAGGAAAAAACGTATTTTTATCATTAGCATTGATTTTTTTTGTAAGTAAAAACATCTATTTTTATAAGGTTTTAAAAGACAGATACAAGTAGGGTCGATTTAAGATCCGGTTTTAGTCTGTTTTATGTGTTAATTCAGGAAAGAACGTCATTCGTCCGCAGTTATCTTTCGCTTATGTACTTTTATTTGCTCAATCTCTGTTAGTGGAATATCTTTACTACAGCATAACAGTTTTTGACTTGAGAATGATGGTAAAATTATCTGCATATTGGAAAATTCAGCTCGTTGGATGGATGGTAACCTCCTTGTATTGGGGGATTTCAGCTTTTTTTGGAAGCAGTTTTATGTGGACAATTGGGATAGCTGATTTTGTGTTAGATGTGTTTATCGGTATTTCATTAACGCATCTTTACAGAAATTTTGCTTTGATAAGAGGTTGGAATAAGTTCAGTCTGAAAAAATTGGTTCCAAGAATAGTGTTGAGTGTTCTTATACTTTCTGTGTTGTACATGCTTTTGATTGTGGGGAAACTTTACCTTGTTCGGCTATTTGTTTTAAAAAGCACATCAATTTCATTTATTTCGTTTTTACAATCCACGCAGTTGCAGGTTTTTATTACAGGTACCAGACTAATGTCTATTTGGGTGCTGGCTTATCATCTGTATCATTATTCAAGATTAGAGATTGAAACCGTAAAAGAAAATGCCAGATTGTCTATTATATTAAAAGAAGCACAATTGAATAATCTGAGTACACAGCTTAATCCGCATTTCTTTTTTAATTCACTGAACAGTATTAAGTTTTTGGTGTTAGAAGATCCGCATTCAGCGCGACGGGCGATTGACCTTTTATCTGATCTGCTTCGGAATTCTTTAAACAATAATATAGGAAATTTAGTAGCCTTAAACGATGAAATCAGTCTGGTTAGGGATTATTTGGAGCTGGAAAAAATTCGATTTGAAGAACGTCTACAGGTGGAAATTGAAGTAGATCAAAAGCTGTCTGATCATTTAGTTTTACCTTTAAGTATTCAGACACTGGTGGAGAATGCGATAAAACATGGAATTGAAAAAAGAAAAGAAGGAGGAGCTGTTACCGTAAAAATAGAGCAGGCGGGCAATTTTATAAAAATCAGTGTTCAAAATTCGGGGAAGCTTCATAAAGAGATTAAAGATTTTTCAGGTATTGGATTGAGTAATCTGAAAGAGAGATTACTGTTGCAATACAAAGGAAGAGCTTCTTTTGAAATTAAAGAAATGGAGAGCGAAACCGTTTTGGCAACTATTTTATTCCCATCAGAATGAGAAAGATAAAAGTTATAATAGTAGACGATGAACGTTTGTCCAGAGAAGAACTAAAAAGGGCACTAAAACCGCATGAAGATTTTGTTCTTGTAGGAGAAGCAGGAAATGCTGATGAAGCCAAAAGTCTGATTGAAGCCAAAATGCCGGATCTGATCTTTTTGGACATTCAGATGCCTGAAAAATCCGGTTTCGATTTACTGGAATCTCTCGATAATGCACCGGCAGTACTTTTTACAACAGCTTATAATGAATATGCTGTGCGGGCTTTTGAAGTAAATGCTTTAGATTATTTAATGAAACCGATTAGGGAAGAACGTTTTGCAAAAGCAATCGATAAAATAAGAAATACTTTATCCGGAAAGTATTCTTTGGGAGATGTTGCAGTAAAAGACCGTAAGATTTTCATTAAAGATGGAGAGAAAAGATTCTTTATTCAGTTGGATGAAATTTATCGGATCGAATCTCTTGAAAATTACACCAGACTTTTTTTTCAGGATAAAAAAGCTCTTCAAAGACGTTCCCTCCGCCAATGGGAAGAAATGCTGGATGTGAATGTTTTTTTTAGAATAAACAGAACCGAAATTATCAACCTTAATCACATTCGGGAAGTTAACAGAACCGCTAGCGGCAAACTGGAAGTAAAGTTAAAAACGGGAGAACTCTTAGAAGTTTCAAACCGTCAGGCCGTGAAATTTAAAAATCTTAATGGGATTTAACTTAAAAAAAAACTGTTAGATGTAATTATTTTTTAACACATAGAAACATAGAAGTAACATTCTTAAATAAGGCGTTTCACTTATTTTAAACGCACAGAGGTAGCCTATGTGTAAGAAACATGTTTTTATGTGTTAAATGATTTATTTATTAATTACACCGAACGGGTTTAAAAAGAGATGTCCGTTCTTTTTAAATCGCTTTAACAAAAAGAAGAAGTCATAAAAAATCAGGCCGTTTTTAAATTTATTAAAAACAGCCGGACGCAGTGTGTTGTATTTGGAATAAAGCTCCGGAAAATAAATTCAGATACCGCATGATTACTTCTTTTTTCAATCATTTTAAAATTTTAATAAAACCATTTAAACAAAATAACACAATGAAATTAATTCTAAGTTTTGTATTTTTTGTCTGTTCGGTAATCCAGACATTTTCGCAGCAGACTATGGCGACGAGATCAAAAGATCAGGAAAGCGCTTATGACATTCAGGATAGTGTGATGATTAAAACCAGAGACGGTGCTTTAATATCAGCAATCGTTGTTCGGAAAAAGGGAGATTTAACTCCCAAGCCGGTTATCTATCAGCATACCATTTATGCCAGAGAAAAAGGCAGAGATCTCAAATCTTTAAAAACAGCGGCAGATAAGGATTATATAGGAGTCATGTCGTATTCACGCGGGAAACGATTTAGTCCTGACGAAATAATGCCTTATGAAAACGAGACTAATGATACTTATGATGTTATCGACTGGATTAGTAAACAGGAGTGGTGCAACGGAAGCGTCGGGATGTATGGCGGAAGTTATAACGGGTTTACGCAATGGGCAGCGTGTAAAAAAATGCATCCTGCACTTAAAACGATAGTTCCGTATGTTGCTTCCAGACCGGGAATGGGTTTGCCTATGGAAAATAACGTTTTTATAAATCCTAATTACGAATGGACGTTTTATGTTGGAAATAACAAATATCTGGATACGGTTGCGGGAAATGACAGACAGCGCTTCAGGAATATGCAGTTTAAGTGGTGGGAAACCGGTGTGGCTTACAAAAAAATGGATAGCATTGACGGTAGTCCGAACCAGTCCTTTCAAAAGTGGATCAAACACCCGTCATTTGACAAATACTGGCAGAAAATGGCACCGTACGAAAAAGATTTTGCGCAGATCAATATTCCGGTTTTAGCCATTGACGGTTACTATAATGATTCTCAAAATTCAGGGTTGTATTATTTGAGAGAATTGGAGAAATACAATCCTAAAGCTAACACTTATTTAATCATTGGTCCGTATGGTCATTTTGGTGCGCAAGTAGGGGGTGATGCTGTTCTGAACGGTTACAAAGTAGATGAGGTGGCTTTAATCAATACCTATAAAATAACCTATCAATGGTTTGATTATATTTTGAAGGGTAAACCCAAACCGGCAATCTTAAAAGACAGAGTCAATTATGAGGTAATGGGGGCTAATGAATGGAGAAGCGCTCCGTCTATTGCTAAAATGAGTAATAGTGTGTTAACGTTGTATCTTGCCAATGATCCGATAGAGAAAGGAAAATTTTACTCGTTGAATGCCATAAAACCGGTTAAGAAAAGTTATTTGCCGCAGGAAGTTGATTTTGCAGACCGACAAACCATTAATAACGATTATTATCCCGATCCTATTATTGATAACGAAGTAGACACGTCCAATGGTTATGTTTTTATAAGCGAACCTTTTAGTCAGCCGATAGTGGTAAATGGGGCATTTTTTGGGGAGATAAAAGCGAGTATCAATAAAAAAGATATGGATATTGGAGTTACCTTGTTTGAAGTAACGCCAGATGGGAAATATTTTGAGCTGTCTTATTTTATAGGCAGGGCAAGTTATGCGAAGGATATTACAAAAAGAAATTTGCTTCAGCCCAATAAAATAGAAAGTATTCCTTTTTCAAATACTCGTGTGGTGAGCAAACAACTGAGTAAAGGAAGTAGATTGTTGATTACTTTGAATGTAAACAAAAACTCATTTTCGGAATTGAATTATGGAACGGGGAAGGAGGTCAGCAGCGAGACTATTAAAGATGCTAAAGTGCCTCTGAAAATCAAATGGTACAATGATAGTTTTGTAAAAATTCCGGTTTGGAAATAAAACTAAAAATTCCAATCTTATTCATTTTAAGATTGGTTTTTTTATTTCAGTAAAGCGGTATCTAAATGATGTAACCAGTTTTCTTTATAGCTATTTCCTATTGGTATTTCGACCGTATTTATTTCAACTTCATTCTTAGAATAAGCGGTTAGTTTTTTGATCTGAATGATATAAGAGCGGTGAACACGGACAAAATTAGCATCTAATTGTTTCTCAAAAACAGAAATATTCTGCTTAATATGATGTGATTTTCCGTGTTCGAGATGAATGGTAATATAATCTTTTAGGCTTTCAACAAATAAGATATCATCAAATACAATTTTAATATTTCTGCTTCCGCTGGTTACAAAAATATGATTTTCAGAGTCTGATTTTGTTTCCTTTTTCAAAGGCTGTACTTGTTTGAATTTTTCTATCGAGACAAAAAAACGGTCAAAAGTTATAGGTTTTAAGAGATAATCAATGACATTAAGTTCATAACCTTCTATGGCATATTCCCGATAAGCAGTCGTGAAAATTACCTTAGGCGGATTTTTTAATTTCTTTAAAAATTCATTGCCTTTTAAGAGTGGCATTTCTATATCCAGAAAAATTAAATCGACTGTGTTTGTTTCTAAAAAAGTATAAGCTTTAAGTGCATTTTCGAAAGAATCGATAAGTTCGAAATTTTCAAAATTCACTAAATGAGAAGCAATTAATTCTCTTGCCAAAGGTTCGTCGTCAATGATGATGCATTTGTATTTCATTCAAAAAAAGAATATTTTTTAGAAAATCTAAGTTAAGGGTTTTGAGTCAGTTTTGGTTATAGCTCTAAAAAATCTTAGGAGTTTTCATTTTGTGATCTTAAAATTAAATGTTGAGGTAAAGTTTAACGGCATAAGTAATTTCCGTTTCTTCAATTTCTAATTGATGTTTTTGGGGATATAATAAATCCAATTGTTTTCGAACATTTTCTAAGCCAATTTTAGATTTATCCGAGATTTTATTAAAATCGTTTTTAGGTTTTGTGTTGTCAATGCTAAAAATGATTTGTTGTTTGTTGCTTTCTAAATGCAAAAAAATCATTGCTTTTTCGGTTTCGTTAATTACCCCATGTTTAAAGGCGTTTTCGATAAAAGTTAATAGAATTAGAGGAGATATCTTGTTGCTTACTTCGATGTTTTTAGTAAATGAAATAGTCAATCTGTTTTCGCTGTAGCGTAATTTTTCCAGACCAATATAATTTTCAATTAACGCAATTTCTTTTTCGATCGATACATAATCTTCGTTGCAGCGATAGAGAACAAAATCTAAAATTTCAGATAATTTAGCAATAACTTCAGGCGCTTTTTCATCTTTTTTTAAAGTTAAAGTGTATAGATTATTTAATGTATTGAAAAGGAAATGTGGATTCAGTTGATTTTTTAGAATCTTCAGTTCCATTGATTTTTTTTCTTCTTCTAATTTTAAAAGGCGTTGTTGTTTACGGTTAAAACTTATAAAACCTAAAATAATAACAGGATAGGTAAGGAACGAGAATTCTCTCAGCATCAATTTAACCGAAGTTAATCTTTCGATAACGGTCATTTTATGCCCAAGCCAATCATCAAAGAAACCTGGGAATTTTGGTTCGAGATAATAAAATTTTAAAATCATTAAAAGGGCAAAAATGAAATAGAGCCAGCCCAATGCGGAAATTGTAAAAAGTAAATATTTCTTTTTATTTAGTGTGTGGGGAATAATCCAATAAATCAGACCATACCCAACAGCTGCCTGTGCTCCAATTTTCCAGGAATATATAAATAGAAAAGCATAAGAATTTTCGTTGTCAGATTTATTCGAAAAATAAAAAAATAAAAAGAAAATCCAGTAGAAACAATGAAGAGCTGCTCTTTTTAAATCAATTTGTTTGATGAAATTCATAGGATATTTTAAATAGGAGCAAGATAACAAAATATAGAAATAAGCTTTGTTTAGGACTATAAATAATAAGATTTTGCCTTCAATAACAGCAGTTCGGCATACGAATACAACAGAATTGAATTATTCATTATTTGATTGCTAAAACTACCTTTTCAGTTGCGCCTGTAATGATCAGAAGTTCTTCCAATTATATTCGCTTAAAAATAATTAGGATCAAATTTATCCTTGTATTGATTCTATTTCTGAGTGACATGCTGAAGTAAAATCGCCTTAAAATAATAAACGGACCTAAAACGAAATGAAAAAAATGATTAAACACACAATTGGTATTCTGATTTTAATAAGTTCTTTAAACTTATTTTCGCAAGAAAAAAAACAAGAAATTAAATACAACGAGGCTTCCAGAGCAATCAGGCCTACTTTGTTTGCAGACTTAGGCGAAACTTGCCAAACTCCGGACGGGATGGCTCTTGATAAGAAAGGAAATTTATTTCTTTCGATTACAAATGCAATTTCATTTGAAAAGTACGGCAGTAAAATTTTAACTTTCGATAAAAATGATAAACCGATAACCTGGTTCGACAAATTACCATTGCATCCTGTTACACAAAAAGTACATCCGATGGGAATGGAGTTTGGCCCTGATGGGAATCTATATATTATGGACAATCAGTTTTTTGCTGGAAAAGAGAATTTCTCGAGATTAATTAGAATTATAGTAAAAGACGGAAAACCAATAAATGCTGAGGTTTTGGCCGAAGGATTTAATTTTGGAGAAGCCATAAGATGGTTTAAAAACCGAATTTACATAACGGATGCTTTGTTTGAAAACAGAAGAGAAAGCGGAATTTATAGTTTTTCGTTAGAGGAATTAAATAAGAAAAAGATTGTCCTGGATTCATCAAATAAGAAAAATTATCGGATTGCAACTTTTATCTTAAAACCTGAAGTTACCAAGAGAACAATTGGGATTGATGGAATTGCTTTCGATAAAAAGGGAAATCTATATGCAGGAAATTTTGGTGATGGAGTAATTACTAAAATAGAATTCTATAGTGATGGAAAAGTAAAATCTAAAAAGGTTGTTTTTGATTCGGATAAATTAAAATGTTGCGATGGTTTTTTTTATGATAAAAAGCGAAACTCTATTTTCATTGCCAATTATGAAAATAATAGCGTGCACCAATTAAATTTAGATACAAATACTATTTCTTTAATTTGGGAAAATGATAATGCTGACGGTTCTGACGGGCAATTGGATAATCCTTGTGAGACTATTGTTTATAAAGGAAAACTGTTAGTTGTGAACTATGATACTTTTGAAGGAGAAAAAAACAAAGAAGCAGATCGTTTTCATACTATTTCCAGTTTTAAATTATAAATCCTGTTCAGAAATAAAAAGCAATAGGTTAAACAAAGCAAAAGCCAAATCTAAATTTTTAGATTTGGCTTTTTGGTATTAACTTTAAGACTTTTGACTTTCCAGCTTTAAGACTATCCTAAGAAAGGATATCTGTAATCTTCAGGAGTTACAAAGGTTTCTTTAATGGTTCTAGGAGATGCCCAACGCAATAAGTTCAGTGCAGAACCTGCTTTATCGTTAGTTCCTGAAGCTCTTGCTCCACCAAAAGGTTGCATTCCTACAACAGCTCCTGTTGGTTTATCGTTGATGTAGAAGTTACCTGCAGCATTTTGTAATTTTACTGTAGCTACTTCAATTGCATAACGATCCTGGCTAAATACCGCTCCTGTTAAAGCGTACTCAGAAGTAGTATCTACTAATTCTAAAGTTTCTTCCCATTTAGCATCTTCGTAAACATAAATAGTGATTACAGGTCCGAATAATTCGGTTTCCATTGTAGTATATTTTGGGTTTGTAGTTACGATAACTGTTGGCTCAATAAAGTAACCAACTGATTTATCGTAGTTTCCACCAACGATGATTTCAGCATCAGCGTCTTTTTTAGCCTGGTCGATGTAGCTCGCCAATTTATCAAAAGAACCTTCGTGGATAACCGCTGTAATAAAGTTTCCGAAATCTTCCGGAGAACCCATTTTCATTGATTTTACATCGGCAACTAATTGTTCTTTAACTGTTGGCCATAAACTTTGCGGAATATAAGCTCTTGAAGCTGCAGAACATTTTTGTCCCTGAAATTCAAATGCACCACGGGCAATTCCTGTAGCCACTTGTTTTACGTTAGCGCTTGGGTGTGCAATGATAAAATCTTTACCACCAGTTTCTCCAACGATTCTTGGGTAAGTTTTGTAGTGGTGAATGTTAGCACCAATTTTAGCCCAGATGTCTTTAAATACATGAGTTGATCCTGTAAAGTGAACTCCTGCAAAATCACGGCTTGCTAAAACAGTATCTGTAATCATTAAGGCATCACCAAAAACAACATTGATAACTCCATCAGGAACACCTGCTTCTTTGAAAATATCGATAATGATTTTTGCAGAGAAAACCTGACTGTCGCTTGGTTTCCAAACCACAACATTACCCATCATAGCAGCACTTGCAGGAAGATTAGCAGCGATAGCAGTAAAGTTGAAAGGAGTAATCGCGTAAACGAAACCTTCAAGAGGTCTGTATTCTAAACGGTTCCACGTAGAAGAATCTGATTTTGGCTGATCTCCGTAAATCTGAGTCATGAATTCTACATTGTAACGTAAAAAGTCGATTAGCTCACAAGCAGCATCAATTTCTGCCTGATGAATATTTTTAGACTGACCGATCATTGTTGCTGCATTAATGCGGGCTCTGTATGGTCCTGCAATAAGCTCAGCAGCTTTTAAGAAAATAGCAGCACGTTGTTCCCATGCCATATTTGCCCATGCTTTTCTTGATTCAAGAGCGTTGGCAATCGCTTTTTCGATATGTTGTTTTTCAGCTAAATGGTAGGTTCCTACGATATGTTTGTGATCGTGAGGAGCTGATATTGTTCTTGTATTTCCAGTTCTGATTTCTTCGCTTCCGATGTATAACGGCACGTCGATTTTAGAGTTCCATAAAGTAGTGTAAGCTGCCTGAACTGCTGCTTTTTCTGGTGAATTAGGTGCGTATCCTTTTACCGGTTCGTTTACCGCTTTTGGTACGTGAAAGAATCCTTTTAGCATGTTATTTAAAATTAGATAATTAGACAATTTAAGAATTAGACGATTTGATTGTTACGAATAATCTAACGCTGCACAAAAGTACAAAGGATAAATTAATAATTTGACAAATTTGTGATTAAGATAACGATAAAAAAGGGAGTTTTAAACCTAATTTTTAGTTTAAAGCAAAAGGAGCACACATTCTGAAAGTTGGAACAATTACTTTGAATGTTTTGGTAGTGGTAAAGTTGATCATATTAAAATGACCTTTCATTGCACCATAAGGAGATGACAATAAACAGCCTGAACTATAAGTGTGATTTTCGCCGGGTTTTAAAACCGGTTTTTTCCCAATAACACCTTCACCGTCAACAATCTCAAGGTCGTTCAAAGAGTCAAAAATTTCCCAGTGACGAGAAGTTAACTGAACAGAATCTTTGCTGTGATTTTCGATTGTAACGACATAGCTAAAAGCAAAGTGAATCTTATAGTTCTTGAAGTAAGTACCTTCAAAACTAGTCAAAACAGATATTTTTATGCCTCTTGTTATCTGAGAAACCATACTAAAGTAGTATATATGTGTGCGTTATAGGTGCAAAGCTACGAAAAAAAATCTTTCTGCCTAAATCCTTAACAATGTTTTAATTTATGATGTTTATCGAGCTTGCATTTCCTTTGCCAATCACTCTCTGGTATCGATCTGTACTTTTTCTGTAATACACCAGGATGGTGTATTCATTTTCAGTCTGATAAAAGTTACCGTCTATGGCATTTTCATAATCAATCACTCCTTTTTTATCGGCAACTGTATATTGAAAAGCGGTAAAACCCTGTTTGATCATTACGGCTTTTTCAAATATACCTTTATCGGAATTGTAATCCATTTTGTATTCCGGAGACAGGCTGTAATTGTTGAACATCCCGCTGATATAAATGTCCTTATTCGAGGCTCTGAAAGTTGGGGCCGACAGACTGAAATATACCCAGGCATAGTCAGCTTCGATTTCATTGTTGGAAGCATTGATATTCTTCACTACGAAATTTCCGTTTACATCCTGATTGTTCGAGTAAATCTGATTGGCTCTTGCCAGATTGGTAAACAAATAAGAGTTATAAATGTCGCCGCTGCTTCCTACCTTGGCTACATTGGTGCTAGCCGCACGTATGTCTTTGTTTTCAAAATACAAAAACTCATTACCACCCCAAAACTGAGTTTCTTTATCGTATTTGTACACCAGCTGATTCCTAATGGTGTATTGAGGCACAATATTTTTAATAGAAGTGTTAAAGTTGCCATTCTGTAGCAGCAGCACTTTTACATTTTGCAGCGGAGTCTGAAAAACAATATCATTAGAGCTGATGTTAAAATCCAGATTTTGTTTGTGTTCTATGTTAGACAAATCCCGGCTTCTTTTTACCTGAGTTGCTACAGTACAG
It includes:
- the pruA gene encoding L-glutamate gamma-semialdehyde dehydrogenase, with the protein product MLKGFFHVPKAVNEPVKGYAPNSPEKAAVQAAYTTLWNSKIDVPLYIGSEEIRTGNTRTISAPHDHKHIVGTYHLAEKQHIEKAIANALESRKAWANMAWEQRAAIFLKAAELIAGPYRARINAATMIGQSKNIHQAEIDAACELIDFLRYNVEFMTQIYGDQPKSDSSTWNRLEYRPLEGFVYAITPFNFTAIAANLPASAAMMGNVVVWKPSDSQVFSAKIIIDIFKEAGVPDGVINVVFGDALMITDTVLASRDFAGVHFTGSTHVFKDIWAKIGANIHHYKTYPRIVGETGGKDFIIAHPSANVKQVATGIARGAFEFQGQKCSAASRAYIPQSLWPTVKEQLVADVKSMKMGSPEDFGNFITAVIHEGSFDKLASYIDQAKKDADAEIIVGGNYDKSVGYFIEPTVIVTTNPKYTTMETELFGPVITIYVYEDAKWEETLELVDTTSEYALTGAVFSQDRYAIEVATVKLQNAAGNFYINDKPTGAVVGMQPFGGARASGTNDKAGSALNLLRWASPRTIKETFVTPEDYRYPFLG
- a CDS encoding DUF5103 domain-containing protein, translating into MPKKLFRNLLIFFIFASATAQEVQTEVNPPYNIKTVSFVQNGSNVIPIFELGEAFQFQFDDLFGNEANYYFEVIHCDYNWKPSDIPKTDYISGFDNQRITDYLNSFNTLQIYSHYRLPFPNQFTSQLRISGNYMLRILNEDREVVLSRKFILYENHCTVATQVKRSRDLSNIEHKQNLDFNISSNDIVFQTPLQNVKVLLLQNGNFNTSIKNIVPQYTIRNQLVYKYDKETQFWGGNEFLYFENKDIRAASTNVAKVGSSGDIYNSYLFTNLARANQIYSNNQDVNGNFVVKNINASNNEIEADYAWVYFSLSAPTFRASNKDIYISGMFNNYSLSPEYKMDYNSDKGIFEKAVMIKQGFTAFQYTVADKKGVIDYENAIDGNFYQTENEYTILVYYRKSTDRYQRVIGKGNASSINIIN
- the apaG gene encoding Co2+/Mg2+ efflux protein ApaG, with the protein product MVSQITRGIKISVLTSFEGTYFKNYKIHFAFSYVVTIENHSKDSVQLTSRHWEIFDSLNDLEIVDGEGVIGKKPVLKPGENHTYSSGCLLSSPYGAMKGHFNMINFTTTKTFKVIVPTFRMCAPFALN